The proteins below come from a single Zea mays cultivar B73 chromosome 8, Zm-B73-REFERENCE-NAM-5.0, whole genome shotgun sequence genomic window:
- the LOC103636995 gene encoding uncharacterized protein, producing MALVSRDLARLGPCCCSPISFISLLSIVVFLSLVLFCAGRPHLCSSWLAEQLALSCRASCSPSAFHGARPGLSSLLVMATVRSLLLCRMQASLPEFRHPRPLPCFLGCVSFCRPSSALRFPFLCACARRAASHWPAVQLASTSYVPCSSSTVARSSPLCR from the coding sequence ATGGCGCTTGTCAGCCGCGACCTTGCCAGGCTCGGTCCCTGCTGCTGCTCGCCCATCTCCTTCATCTCCCTCCTCTCCATCGTGGTGTTCCTCTCCCTGGTGCTTTTCTGTGCCGGCCGCCCTCACCTCTGCTCCTCCTGGTTGGCCGAGCAGCTCGCCCTCTCTTGTCGTGCGTCCTGCTCGCCCTCAGCTTTTCACGGAGCTCGCCCCGGCCTTAGCTCCTTGCTCGTCATGGCTACTGTGCGCTCCCTGCTCTTGTGCCGCATGCAGGCTTCCCTGCCGGAGTTCCGCCATCCGCGGCCTCTGCCCTGCTTCCTTGGCTGCGTGTCCTTCTGCCGGCCAAGCTCGGCTCTGCGCTTTCCCTTTCTCTGTGCTTGTGCTCGCCGTGCCGCGAGTCACTGGCCAGCAGTCCAGCTCGCCTCCACTTCCTACGTTCCCTGCTCCAGCTCTACTGTCGCGCGCAGCTCGCCCCTGTGCAGGTGA